A genomic segment from Juglans regia cultivar Chandler chromosome 14, Walnut 2.0, whole genome shotgun sequence encodes:
- the LOC109000652 gene encoding AT-hook motif nuclear-localized protein 9-like, with protein sequence MDDMNNSSVVEQQRVVVAVEEPEMGGEGSGPVVLGLSGPIGLEEVGKRRRGRPRKYEVAGKKVGPVSESPSKRSRGRGRPRGSGKLQALASLGAFAADTAGGNFTPHVVPIQTGEDIVSKISSLSQKGPRAVCILSATGLVSSVVIHKPGSPGGILRYEGRFEILSLSGSYTFGETGGVHRKNGLLSVSLAEPDGRVFGGGIAGALIAAGPTQLIIASFKQNINKEIRRKHSHTDQKKRKHSVESNDAASIPRVSDTGRVPKRIAKMSDGDDSCTTPTSALLESVYGRAFDILAMKQNMTSASSLHSADQNASHPLQQMSDQIASPNINACIPRI encoded by the exons aTGGACGACATGAACAACAGTTCGGTGGTGGAGCAGCAGCGGGTGGTTGTAGCTGTGGAAGAGCCAGAAATGGGAGGAGAAGGATCTGGGCCGGTAGTATTGGGGTTGTCGGGTCCAATTGGCTTGGAAGAAGTGGGGAAGAGGAGGAGGGGACGGCCCAGGAAGTACGAGGTTGCTGGGAAAAAGGTGGGCCCAGTGTCGGAGAGCCCGTCCAAAAGGTCTCGAGGAAGAGGAAGGCCCCGAGGTTCGGGTAAACTTCAGGCCTTGGCGTCTTTGG GTGCATTTGCTGCAGACACAGCTGGAGGAAACTTCACCCCTCATGTTGTACCCATACAAACCGGTGAG GATATTGTTAGTAAGATATCATCATTATCTCAAAAGGGTCCCCGAGCAGTTTGTATTCTTTCTGCTACTGGTTTGGTCTCCAGTGTGGTAATTCACAAACCTGGTTCTCCTGGTGGTATTTTGAGATATGAG GGTCGCTTTGAGATCTTGTCTTTATCTGGATCATATACATTTGGTGAAACAGGTGGCGTACATCGCAAAAATGGCTTGTTAAGTGTTTCACTTGCTGAACCTGATGGTCGGGTTTTTGGTGGTGGGATTGCAGGTGCACTGATTGCTGCTGGACCTACTCAA CTCATCATTGCCAGTTTTAAGCAAAATATCAATAAGGAAATAAGAAGGAAGCACTCCCACACtgatcaaaagaaaaggaagcacTCAGTTGAGTCCAACGATGCTGCCAGCATTCCTCGTGTTTCAGATACGGGGAGAGTACCCAAGCGTATTGCTAAGATGTCTGATGGTGATGATAGTTGCACTACCCCGACATCTGCACTCTTGGAATCGGTCTATGGAAGAGCATTTGATATCCTTGCCATGAAGCAAAACATGACCTCTGCTTCTTCTCTACATAGTGCTGATCAGAATGCCTCGCATCCCTTGCAGCAGATGTCAGACCAAATAGCATCTCCTAACATCAATGCCTGTATCCCTCGGATAtaa
- the LOC109000675 gene encoding uncharacterized protein LOC109000675 isoform X2, translated as MTSETGASSGPTTRRLSCTTCFDALWFCYFHQMQQYYRLGVLDNCSEKWNAVLDCLNLKTKRSTEVQEILETREKAKSHIWTYRTQEEASSNWKEQFGHLDEME; from the exons ATGACTTCGGAGACCGGGGCCTCATCGGGTCCGACGACCCGACGCTTATCCTGCACCACCTGCTTCGACGCCCTCTGGTTTTGCTACT TTCATCAGATGCAGCAGTATTATAGGCTTGGCGTCCTTGATAACTGTTCAGAGAAATGGAATGCTGTTTTGGATTGTCTAAATCTTAAGACAAAACGATCTACAGAGGTGCAG GAAATTCTAGAAACTCGTGAGAAAGCCAAGTCCCACATCTGGACTTACCGAACACAAGAAGAAGCATCATCTAACTGGAAAGAACAATTCGGACATTTGGATGAAATGGAGTGA
- the LOC109000675 gene encoding uncharacterized protein LOC109000675 isoform X1, translating into MTSETGASSGPTTRRLSCTTCFDALWFCYSPVHQMQQYYRLGVLDNCSEKWNAVLDCLNLKTKRSTEVQEILETREKAKSHIWTYRTQEEASSNWKEQFGHLDEME; encoded by the exons ATGACTTCGGAGACCGGGGCCTCATCGGGTCCGACGACCCGACGCTTATCCTGCACCACCTGCTTCGACGCCCTCTGGTTTTGCTACT CACCAGTTCATCAGATGCAGCAGTATTATAGGCTTGGCGTCCTTGATAACTGTTCAGAGAAATGGAATGCTGTTTTGGATTGTCTAAATCTTAAGACAAAACGATCTACAGAGGTGCAG GAAATTCTAGAAACTCGTGAGAAAGCCAAGTCCCACATCTGGACTTACCGAACACAAGAAGAAGCATCATCTAACTGGAAAGAACAATTCGGACATTTGGATGAAATGGAGTGA